A window of Halobacillus naozhouensis genomic DNA:
TCCGTGGAGTTAATCGATCACTTGGAATATCCTTATAACCATCAGGGATCCAAATGTTCGTCAAAGCCGGCGTGCCTAATTCCTTACCAAAGTAGGCTGCTATTTCCCGACTAGCTATACAATGTCTAATCCAAAAATCTCTAATGTTTTTATCGGGATGGGCCAGCGTTAAGCCATCATCTGCTTTTTTATGGGAAAATAGTGTTGGGTTAAAATCTAAGCCGAGTCCATTTTCCTTTGCCCAACGAACCCAGCTTTCAAAATGCTTAGGTTCTAGTTGATCTCTCTCTACTACCTCTCCCTCTGTTTCTGCATAAATCGCATGTAAGTTAACACGATGTTTGCCAGGAATAAGAGACAGAGCCTTTTCCAAATCATCCCTTAGTTCTTCTGGCGTAGTGGCTTTACCAGGGTAGTTTCCTGTAACATCAATACCTCCTGATAACTCTTGTTGATTTACTTCAAAGCCAGCAATATCATCTCCCTGCCAGCAATGAATCGATATCGGGATGCTTTTTAAACGTTGGAACACTTTTTCAACATCGATGCCCCATTTTTCATATTGTTTTTTCGCAGCCTGGAAATCTTCTTTTACTGCCATGTGAACCCCTCCAATTTATTTTGACTAGAATATCTCTTCATCTTAAAAGAATCCTTTATCATCTTCCTGGCCTCATTAAGTCCATCTATTTCACCTAAAGTTATTAGTTGTGAAGCAATATTACCAATCGAAGTCGCTTCAACTGGACCAGCTGCTACTTGCTTATTTGTCATATCAGCGATTAATTGGTTTAACAATTCGTTTTGCGCTCCCCCGCCAATGACATTTATAGTTTTGAATTCCCTTTCATAAATTTCCTCAATCTGATGGATTGCTTCCCGGTAACTAACAGCCAGACTATCAAACACACATTTAGCCACTTGTCCAGGTGTCTCCGGGACATCTTGCTCTGTCTGCTCACAGTATCTTTGAATTTCCTGGATCATATGATCGGGTTTTAAGAATCTATCTTCATCTACATTAATTTTCGAATCAAAACTAGTTTCTTGATTAGCTAATCGCGCTAATTCTGCAAAAGAATAGTGATCGTCATAGTTTCTTTTGACTTCCTGAATCATCCAGAGGCCCATAATATTTTTTAAGAAGCGAAAGCGATACTCAAATCCGCCTTCGTTTGTGAAGTTGTAATCCAAGGCTTTTGTAACACAAATCGGAAAGTGATTTTCTGCACCGATTAAGGACCACGTACCTGAGCTAATATAAATTGTATCTTCTAATTCAGGTACAGCTACAACAGCCGACCCCGTATCGTGTGTGGGTGGCAGCAATACTTTCATATCGAAACCAAATTCATCAATTAAGTCCTCCCTTAGGTTTCCTAAAACAGATTTAGGTGGCTGTATTTCTTGGAACATTTCCTTGTTCAAACCTAATTGATCTAATAGCTCTGTGTCCCAATTTTTTGTAAAAGCGTTAACCAGCTGTGTGGTCGTGGCATTCGTATATTCATTTACTTTTCTCCCCGTCAGTAAATAATTTAAATAGTCCGGAATCATGAGGAAGGATTTGGCTTTCCTAATTAATTCGGGCCTATTTTTTTGGAGATAGTACAATTGATAGATCGTGTTAAATTTTTGGAATTGTATCCCTGTTTCTAAATACAACCGTTCTTTACTTACAATCTTAATAACTTCTTCCATCATTCCATCTGTTCTAGGATCACGATAAGCCACGGCATCTGTAAGCAACGCATCATTTTCATCTAATAGCACAAAGTCTACTGCCCACGTATCGATGCCGATACTTTCAGGTTGAAATCCGTGTCTAAAACATTGATGGATGCCTTTTTTAATCTCAAGGAAAAGTACTTCGAGATCCCAGCAAAAATGATTGTTCTTTTTAATAATTTTATTATCAAAACGATGAATTTCTGTCAGCTTTAATTGGCCACCCTGGATATAACCTGCAATCAGTCTTCCACTGGATGCACCTATATCCACTGCCAAACTACATTTGTTCATAAAATCCCCCTTGAACATTTACTTTTTACCATCCCTTCTGCTTATAGGGAGAAGGAGTTTACTAGTAGCACTCCAAATTTAATTGCTTTCTTTACTTAGATTGCGAGATCTCTTCACTTTCCATATCAGATAGGTCTCCATAACGTTCTCTTTCAATTCGTTCTAAGGATTTCCCCTTTGTATTGGGTGCCATTGCTAAACCAATAACCATATGAATAATCAGGAATATAATCATGACTATTCCAGCCACTTTGAACCCTAGAGTCATCATTAACGAGGGCAGGACAAAGGACCATATGGCGATACCAGTTCTTACGAAGAAATACATTATCCCCTGCGCACTAGCACGATACCGCGTCGGAAATACTTCACTTGTCCATAATGCATAGAATGCCTGAGCTCCAATACCTGCAGCACATCCCCACAAGACCACAAACGCAATTAATGTAGGCCATGTCATCGGCATGAAGGTCAAGATCACCCAAGCTACGATCCCCATTCCGGCTCCTATCCCAAACAGTAGTTTCCTGCTGTATTTATCACCTAGTTTCATAAACACAAAGTAAGTTGTAAGGACTGTAAACATCCACAAAAACGCCTGTAGTAAGTTAGCCTGCAGTGTACTCAGGCCACCGACATTTTCATAAATGTAAGGCATGAAGTATCCCATAGCTCCAGCTGTTAAATTCCAAAATAAATAGATTCCAAATAGCAGGAATAAAGCTTGACGATTGGGTTTAAGTGTAAATAATTCTTTTAATGAGCTTTTTTGAATCTTACCTTGCGCAAGCTCTCTCTTCTCTTGTTCTTTTTGTTTTTCCCAAATTTTTGATTCATCCAATCCCCTTCTTATGTACCAAGCTACAAAGGCGATCACTAACAAATGAAGGAAGATAATCCTTGAACCAAGCAATCCGAGCGGCGCTACCAATACGGCTAAAGCAAATGTAATCATCGGACCAATTGACCAAGCCAGCTGGGCTGTTCCAACCCTTGCTGCACGTTTATTTTCAGGGGCTTCCTCTGCGATATATGTCCAAGAAACGGGTACTCCGACACCGACAGCGATTCCTGTAATAATTGTACCTATTAATAACATCGGGAAGTTAACGGATGCAGCAATCAAAGCAACACCAACCATATATACAAGTAGATCATAACTAAAAATAAATTTCCTGCCATATTTATCGGTTAAAGGACCGCCAATTATCGCACCGATCGCGGCACCTAGGGCATTTGCACTTAAGGCACTTAATAAACCGACTCCCATACTCTCAATGTTAAGATATGCTTGCCAAAGCGTTAAGCTGCTAGCAGCTGCTATAATGGAGCCTGCTTCAATGTAATTGGCCATCGCTACAGCAACAGTGGCTTTCCAGCCCGTCACATTTTTTGCAGCAAATCTTTTATTCGCCATCTTCTCTCCTCCTAATAACTGGTCTCCCTTTCCTTAATCCATATGAAATACTAGTTTAAGATCTTTAGAAACCGGACTATTATCTGAATGCGTTTCCATAACTGGTTCCATAAAGTCCCACCATTTTTGATTAATTTCGGTGAAAGCCAACTTGTTCCAGGTTTCCTCATTCTCTACCTCTACATATCCAAATAGTTTATCTGTCTCCTCGTCTAGAAAAATAGAATAATTGCTTACTCCATGCCGATGAAGTTCGTCAACCATTTCAGACCAAATTTCCTTATGGCGTTTTTCATATTCTTCGTGCTTGTCCGGATAAACAGCCATTACAAAAGCTTTTCGAATCATTCATATCATCCCCCTGATTGGTAACGGTTACATTTTTAATTAACTGAAAACTCCATTTGTATATAGAATAAGGTTATTAGATTTAAAAGTCAACATAAATAAAAATAAAACAAAGTAAAACAAATAATTAAAGGTTTGTTTGTTTGGATGCTTAATAGTTGAGTGATTCTATTTTTTTAAGCATATAAAGTGAAAGATTCACTAAGCAAGAAAAGGAGACTGTCCCACATGTTAGGACAGTCTCCTTTTAAATTAAGTATAGAAGCCCAGTATTACTTCTTATAATCCCACAAAACCTTCCACTCTTCTTTTACCTTCGCAACAAAAACATCCTGGTGCAGCGCAAAGTTCCCATATTCTCCTTTATACGTTTGGGTAACAGTAGTGGCGTACACCAAATCGATCGGTTCCGCTTCTTTTGTCATCGACCATCCTTCTATTTTTTCCATATCACTTAAAGAATACGTAAAAGTAGTGACGCCAAAATGATTCATAAATACATGAGCACGGTCCTGAATGTAGTGGCCTTTGGCAAACCTTTCTTTCATGAGCGGGTGAAAGAGTTGCCAGGATGAGGCAAATTCCCCTTTTTGCTCATGGTCGTAAAAGGTTTCAACTGCTTCCCTTGCCTGTTCACTCGGCGATTGCCGCAGTATAAATATCCCCAGCACCACAAGTCCGATGACCACTACTGCTGCTATGAGGAAGACTGGTAGTTTGCTTTTCTTCTGATGCACGGCTGCCTCCACCCCCGTGATGACCTTTATATCACTAAACTATGCAGAAACACGGAGCGTTTAGTACAAGGGCCGTGGAGATTAAAACTGCTTTCTACAGTTCAAAATTCACTTGTTCAGGATAAAGGGGCATTCGTTCCGACCGATAAATCTGGCGATGGCTTCCTTCTTCAAATCCAGTCACCTTCAACTCATATACAACTTCGGCTTGATCGTCCTCAGTTACCTCGACGATGATACTGCGCATGTTGTCATCTTCGCTGTACGTGTAACCCGCTGTAATCAGACGGTTTCCTGTTTCGCTTAAATAATTCGCATCACTGACGATGCGTGAGTAGAATGATTTTCCTCGTTGTTTACCGTAAGACCAGACTTCTTTTACCGTCATCTCTTCCGTGTTGATACGGTACTGAACGCCACGGCTGTACTCTTCACTTACGCTTTCGTCCCCTCTTGTAATCGCAATATTGTTATCAAACAGCAAAATATCCTTTGTCGCTTCATCATTATCCTGATCCAGCAAGGTCATGACGGCATGAGGACCACCTGGAAATTTGAAATCCTCACCAATCGGTTCGAGTAAATACTGTTCGTACTCCTCTGGCCATCCTTCATGGGCAGCTAAAATCCAGTCAATTTCCCCTTCAGGATAACTCATTTCCATAATGAGACTTTGATGGCGGCTCGAGACGAGAATGTCCTCTTCTGATTCATCGTACCAAATCGCATTTTGATGAAACCAATCGCCATCTTCTGCTGATGGACCATCATACTCCTCGTAAAAATCTTCCGGTAGAATGTTTCTCATGTTCAACTGGTCGACCAACTCCCCCGTTCCCCTGTCAATTTCAACCATTTCATCTTCAATATATTGTGAGGTATCATGTGCTGTCGCCAGTAAGTTTCCATTCGGGAGTTCCACTGCATCGTGATGAATAATTCCCCATCCCTCATAATTACTGACCTCGACGACATAGGAATTAGAAACTTGGCCCATCATGTTCATTTCTACTAACTGATTATATTTATCTGTTTTTCTCGTAAGAAAAAGAAAATTGTTGTTGTCCATCCTTTTTAAAATATGACTGTTGTACAAGGTGGAATACCAGCGCACATCGGCATTGGCATCTACAGCGTACGCATACATGCTGCTAGGGATAATGAACGTCAACCCATTTTCCATCTTTCCCTTCTCGACCTTAACCAATTCCGTGTTGAGAAAGTCTTCCGGCAGCGGCTCAGTGCTGATCGTTAATTCTTTCTTTGTAATGGTACCATCCTTGCTTTCTCCTTCGAGAATTACCGTATTTTTATAATCAGGATATAACCCGAGAACCGGGATTTCATGACTCGTTTCATACCCTGAAAATGTCTTCGTTATCGTTGAGGCCTGATCTTTTCCTTTTACCGTAACCGTTATTTTAAGCGGCTCGTCTGTTTCGAATTTAACGAGAGCCGTCAAAGGAGCTATTCCATAAGGATCAGGAATAACGTATGGGTCCTGTAAATTATAATTTCTTTGTTTGTATGTAGTTTGAATCACATCTTCGATCGAGGCTTGTTCTGTGATCAGCTCTGTGTCTGCTGATACCGTTCTCGTTCCTCCCGCTACTCGTTGTTCTTCACGCATGTTAAAAAAAATCAATGCGACCCCGACTACGACGGCCACACTGAAGACTCCAATTAACCACTTCTTCATAGTGTTGTTTCTCCCCTTAACTTCCAAAACTATTTACCTATCTAGAATAACATACTAGTCTTTGTTACCCAGAGGTTGTATTTTTTTCACAAAAAAAAGAAAACCCATGTTAAACATAGATTCTCTTTCATTTACAAAGCATCCCGATATCGCTGGTAATAAGCTTCCACATTATTAAGCAGCAACAACTCCGTATACAGGTAGGTCTTCATGTTAAAGTCGTGGAAATCAATCGCCGTCAATTCCTGAATTTGTTTGATCCGATAATTTAACGTGTTCGGATGAATGAACAATTCATTGGCGGTCTGTTTGCCTTTTCCATTATTAGCTAAATAAACTTCAAGCGTCCGCAACAAGTCCGTCTGTTTTTCTGTATCCTTCTGGATCAAGGTCAATAAATCATCACTGTAATAATCTTCTGAGCTATTTTTCTCATAAAGTGTAGCTAAATAACGGTAAATCCCCAGCTTGGTGAACTCGCGCGGCATCGATTCAGGACGTGGCGTGATGAAGTTGGCAATCTCAATCACTTCAAGTGCTTCAAGAAAACTTTTCCTCATTTGATACAGAGTCGTGTACTCTTTTCCAACCCCGATTAGGAAGTTGTAAAACTCTTCTTCCCCAGCCTCAGATTTGACCTCTTCAATCAATTCCCTGGCCATGTCCCGAGTAGACAACTTGTTCCCCGACTCGCCATGAAGGACAATAATCATTTGAAATTCCGTTTTCAAATAAATAATGCTCTTCTTATTGGAGGATTGGTGGACCGTTCTCTCCAAATAATCCAACATGTAATTATGCTGGGCAGCGGTTACCGAAAAAACCACTACCGAAAAGCGTTCCGGCAAGGTCAGCTTGGCAAGAGAAGCATCGTGACGGAACTGACTCTCGCTGCCATATTCATGGTGCAACAGTTTCCACAACAACTCTTCTCTTCGCCCTTCTTTGGCGTTGGCCTTTTCATACACGTCGTAAATCAATTTTCCAAGATGCGGGGTGACCTCTTCCAGTAAAGTCAACTCCTCATTGGTCAAAAGATGATCTGATTCCTGTACCCAAATGTACCCCATCGTATGACCAATATGCTTGGCAGCCGTAACGACCCGCTGGTGAAATCCCAGTTCTT
This region includes:
- the rhaB gene encoding rhamnulokinase, with amino-acid sequence MNKCSLAVDIGASSGRLIAGYIQGGQLKLTEIHRFDNKIIKKNNHFCWDLEVLFLEIKKGIHQCFRHGFQPESIGIDTWAVDFVLLDENDALLTDAVAYRDPRTDGMMEEVIKIVSKERLYLETGIQFQKFNTIYQLYYLQKNRPELIRKAKSFLMIPDYLNYLLTGRKVNEYTNATTTQLVNAFTKNWDTELLDQLGLNKEMFQEIQPPKSVLGNLREDLIDEFGFDMKVLLPPTHDTGSAVVAVPELEDTIYISSGTWSLIGAENHFPICVTKALDYNFTNEGGFEYRFRFLKNIMGLWMIQEVKRNYDDHYSFAELARLANQETSFDSKINVDEDRFLKPDHMIQEIQRYCEQTEQDVPETPGQVAKCVFDSLAVSYREAIHQIEEIYEREFKTINVIGGGAQNELLNQLIADMTNKQVAAGPVEATSIGNIASQLITLGEIDGLNEARKMIKDSFKMKRYSSQNKLEGFTWQ
- a CDS encoding MFS transporter, with amino-acid sequence MANKRFAAKNVTGWKATVAVAMANYIEAGSIIAAASSLTLWQAYLNIESMGVGLLSALSANALGAAIGAIIGGPLTDKYGRKFIFSYDLLVYMVGVALIAASVNFPMLLIGTIITGIAVGVGVPVSWTYIAEEAPENKRAARVGTAQLAWSIGPMITFALAVLVAPLGLLGSRIIFLHLLVIAFVAWYIRRGLDESKIWEKQKEQEKRELAQGKIQKSSLKELFTLKPNRQALFLLFGIYLFWNLTAGAMGYFMPYIYENVGGLSTLQANLLQAFLWMFTVLTTYFVFMKLGDKYSRKLLFGIGAGMGIVAWVILTFMPMTWPTLIAFVVLWGCAAGIGAQAFYALWTSEVFPTRYRASAQGIMYFFVRTGIAIWSFVLPSLMMTLGFKVAGIVMIIFLIIHMVIGLAMAPNTKGKSLERIERERYGDLSDMESEEISQSK
- the rhaM gene encoding L-rhamnose mutarotase, giving the protein MIRKAFVMAVYPDKHEEYEKRHKEIWSEMVDELHRHGVSNYSIFLDEETDKLFGYVEVENEETWNKLAFTEINQKWWDFMEPVMETHSDNSPVSKDLKLVFHMD
- a CDS encoding aryl-sulfate sulfotransferase, whose protein sequence is MKKWLIGVFSVAVVVGVALIFFNMREEQRVAGGTRTVSADTELITEQASIEDVIQTTYKQRNYNLQDPYVIPDPYGIAPLTALVKFETDEPLKITVTVKGKDQASTITKTFSGYETSHEIPVLGLYPDYKNTVILEGESKDGTITKKELTISTEPLPEDFLNTELVKVEKGKMENGLTFIIPSSMYAYAVDANADVRWYSTLYNSHILKRMDNNNFLFLTRKTDKYNQLVEMNMMGQVSNSYVVEVSNYEGWGIIHHDAVELPNGNLLATAHDTSQYIEDEMVEIDRGTGELVDQLNMRNILPEDFYEEYDGPSAEDGDWFHQNAIWYDESEEDILVSSRHQSLIMEMSYPEGEIDWILAAHEGWPEEYEQYLLEPIGEDFKFPGGPHAVMTLLDQDNDEATKDILLFDNNIAITRGDESVSEEYSRGVQYRINTEEMTVKEVWSYGKQRGKSFYSRIVSDANYLSETGNRLITAGYTYSEDDNMRSIIVEVTEDDQAEVVYELKVTGFEEGSHRQIYRSERMPLYPEQVNFEL
- a CDS encoding PucR family transcriptional regulator, with amino-acid sequence MEVKELILQVEDIHKATELISSTLRKPVIIENKNFELISYSSSMDEFDQSLQKTILSKKCPIFVIDRLKKEGIVQRLEQSPDPIRVHPIEELGFHQRVVTAAKHIGHTMGYIWVQESDHLLTNEELTLLEEVTPHLGKLIYDVYEKANAKEGRREELLWKLLHHEYGSESQFRHDASLAKLTLPERFSVVVFSVTAAQHNYMLDYLERTVHQSSNKKSIIYLKTEFQMIIVLHGESGNKLSTRDMARELIEEVKSEAGEEEFYNFLIGVGKEYTTLYQMRKSFLEALEVIEIANFITPRPESMPREFTKLGIYRYLATLYEKNSSEDYYSDDLLTLIQKDTEKQTDLLRTLEVYLANNGKGKQTANELFIHPNTLNYRIKQIQELTAIDFHDFNMKTYLYTELLLLNNVEAYYQRYRDAL